In Aquila chrysaetos chrysaetos chromosome 10, bAquChr1.4, whole genome shotgun sequence, the following proteins share a genomic window:
- the CCDC183 gene encoding coiled-coil domain-containing protein 183 gives MAAAHAAGLEGRGRSAGAAQGWKANLSQHVQELHTIITLQERGRKFFVQSWEEKLGQNRKLLPHLREAVQEDVRALGIVQKCNKLTVSEACRAQKHLGITLARKTVEVAQEKLRAEIYDRVNTCNMLLYQLRQRSRAQDELKRQLQHLQDTKMDDKWHQAQVQAVHRLENNIEKMLTKVHAGQKVTALYLAVRDVLRKELANLPLHLDLLCGMAKLYHGELEDMELMALDALKAADLTKEDMAKMETQFLAEREFRYRSLASQKVHIGRHWLKEASERHLRVQTRYELTMDFPNLLPQDPLVGTKLEATKSQMECEALVTEKIEKARAAVQCSRLWDIPSRLLAQQKSSVDLEQYVKECKEKQQALKETLKELELKQAELKFRQSPNTISCMDVNVVGSRMLEEELRMNLQWEEARLEQMRAQMLRNQELLLEFENGIDNLFVHLHGITVPGQDDSLKARGVEEKLQHCEQKLQYLVQRVANMPSHSHSPDEDNETFVKVRNFLEKTIMNDPQNLKISFEDIGSRVQDPFDFADKDYGLVLAREDIKKQGLHLIESKKKSGKKK, from the exons ATGGCTGCCGCACACGCAGCGGGGCTggagggcagaggcaggagtgCCGGTGCTGCGCAGGGATGGAAGGCAAACCTCAGCCAGCACGTCCAGGAGCTGCACACCATCATCACCTTGCAAG AGCGAGGGAGGAAGTTTTTCGTGCAGTCATGGGAGGAAAAGCTTGGTCAGAACAGAAAGCTGCTCCCCCACCTGCGTGAGGCGGTGCAGGAGGACGTCCGTGCCCTGGGCATTGTTCAGAAG TGCAACAAGCTCACCGTTTCTGAGGCTTGCAGAGCGCAGAAGCACTTGGGCATCACTTTGGCCAGGAAGACGGTGGAG GTGGCCCAGGAGAAGCTCCGGGCTGAAATCTATGACCGGGTGAACACGTGCAACATGCTGCTGTACCAGCTGAGGcagcggagccgagcccaggACGAGCTgaagaggcagctgcagcacctgCAGGATACCAAGATGGATGACAAGTGGCACCAGGCGCAGGTGCAG GCAGTTCACCGGCTGGAGAACAACATTGAGAAGATGCTCACAAAAGTCCACGCTGGACAGAAGGTGACCGCCCTGTACTTGGCGGTGCGGGACGTGCTGAGGAAG GAGCTGGCCAACCTGCCTCTGCACCTTGACCTTCTGTGCGGGATGGCCAAGCTGTACCATGGGGAGCTGGAAGACATGGAGCTCATGGCCTTGGATGCCCTCAAAGCCGCTGATTTAACCAAG GAGGACATGGCCAAGATGGAAACCCAGTTCCTTGCAGAGAGAGAGTTCAGGTACCGCTCCCTGGCCTCCCAGAAGGTGCACATCGGCAGACACTGGCTCAAGGAAGCAAGCGAAAGGCACCTGAGGGTG CAAACCAGGTATGAGCTCACCATGGACTTCCCGAACCTGCTCCCACAGGACCCGCTGGTGG gcaCCAAACTGGAAGCCACCAAGTCCCAGATGGAGTGCGAGGCCCTGGTGACTGAGAAGATAGAGAAAGCCAGGGCTGCAGTGCAGTGTTCCCGCCTCTGG GACATCCccagcaggctcctggcacAGCAGAAGTCCTCGGTGGACCTGGAGCAGTACGTCAAGGAGtgcaaggagaagcagcaggcacTGAAGGAGACACTGAAGGAGCTGGAGCTGAAGCAAGCTGAGCTGAAGTTTCGCCAGTCCCCCAACACAATCAG TTGTATGGATGTGAATGTGGTTGGCTCCAggatgctggaggaggagcTGAGGATGAACCTGCAGTGGGAGGAGGCTCGGCTGGAGCAGATGCGAGCCCAGATGCTGAGGAACCAGGAGCTCCTGCTCGAGTTTGAGAATGGCATCGACAACCTCTTTGTCCATTTGCATGGCATCACCGTGCCTGGCCAG GACGATTCTCTCAAGGCCAGGGGAGTGGAGGAGAAGCTCCAGCACTGTGAGCAGAAGCTGCAGTACCTGGTGCAGCGGGTGGCCAACATGCCCTCCCACAGTCACAGCCCTGACGAGGACAATGAG ACTTTTGTGAAGGTCAGAAATTTTCTAGAGAAAACAATCATGAATGATCCACAGAACCTGAAGATTTCCTTTGAAGACATAGGCAGTAGGGTCCAAG ACCCCTTTGATTTTGCTGACAAAGACTATGGCCTTGTCCTCGCCCGGGAAGACATCAAGAAGCAGGGGCTGCACCTGATcgaaagcaagaagaaaagtggCAAGAAAAAGTAG
- the SBDS gene encoding ribosome maturation protein SBDS: MSIFTPTNQIRLTNVAVVRARRGGKRFEIACYRNKVMGWRSGAEKDLDEVLQTHTVFVNVSKGQVAKKEDLVQAFGTDDQTEICKMILLKGELQVSDKERHTQLEQMFRDIATIVADKCVNPETKRPYTVILIERAMKDIHYSVKPHKSTKQQALEVIRQLKETMQIERAHMRLRFILPAKEGKKLKEKLKPLIKVIENEDFHEQLEIVCLIDPGCFREIDELIRSETKGKGTLEVLSLKDVEEGDEKLE; encoded by the exons ATGTCCATCTTCACCCCGACGAACCAGATCCGCCTCACCAACGTGGCCGTGGtgcgggcgcggcgcggcggaAAGCGCTTCGAGATCGCCTGCTACCGCAACAAGGTCATGGGATGGCGCAGCGGAGC GGAGAAAGATCTCGACGAGGTCCTGCAGACGCACACGGTGTTTGTCAATGTTTCCAAAGGCCAGGTCGCAAAGAAGGAAGATCTCGTTCAAGCCTTTGGGACAGATGACCAAACAGAAATCTGTAAGATG ATTTTATTAAAAGGGGAGCTGCAGGTATCAGACAAAGAACGACACACACAGCTGGAGCAGATGTTTAGGGACATCGCAACTATTGTGGCTGATAAATGTGTGAATCCTGAAACAAAGAGGCCATATACAGTAATCCTTATAGAAAGAGCTATGAAGGATATTCACTACTCCGTCAAACCACACAAGAGCACAAAGCAGCAG GCATTGGAAGTGATCAGACAGTTAAAGGAGACCATGCAAATTGAACGTGCTCACATGAGGCTGCGATTTATTCTTCCAGcgaaggaggggaagaaactaaaagagaagctgaagccACTGATTAAAGTTATTGAGAATGAAGACTTCCATGAACAGTTGGAAATT GTGTGCCTTATTGACCCAGGCTGCTTCAGAGAGATTGATGAGCTGATCCGGAGTGagacaaaagggaaaggaacaCTGGAAGTGCTCAGTCTGAAAGATGTGGAGGAAGGAGATGAAAAGCTTGAATAA